One genomic window of Branchiostoma floridae strain S238N-H82 chromosome 4, Bfl_VNyyK, whole genome shotgun sequence includes the following:
- the LOC118413676 gene encoding GLIPR1-like protein 1, translating to MWRLWIILLAGAVCHLRGNMASDSVLKTSEIEAILYEHNELRKSVQPTASDMVYMVWNEKLAAIAQDWADQCVYTHNIQREKLFKASVGENIYFTLEKYRAGEETKRWFEEGQKYSYTNDSCSDKKCGHYTQLVWAKSREIGCGVKKCDILQGLGWRNSYVVVCDYSPSGNIAYQKPYTAGKPCSQCHDGNDTCYDSLCEKNT from the exons ATGTGGAGACTTTGGATTATACTACTTGCGGGTGCGGTGTGCCACCTGAGAGGAAACATGGCGTCCGATTCGGTGCTGAAAACGTCGGAGATCGAGGCGATTTTGTACGAACACAACGAGCTGAGGAAGAGTGTACAGCCGACTGCCTCAGACATGGTGTACATG GTCTGGAATGAAAAGTTGGCGGCTATAGCGCAAGACTGGGCAGACCAATGCGTGTACACACACAACATACAGCGGGAGAAACTATTCAAAGCATCCGTCGGAGAAAACATCTATTTTACGCTAG AAAAGTACAGAGCGGGTGAAGAAACAAAGCGATGGTTCGAAGAGGGGCAAAAATACTCCTACACTAACGACTCTTGCTCCGATAAGAAGTGTGGACACTATACACAG TTAGTCTGGGCCAAGTCTCGCGAGATCGGATGTGGCGTGAAAAAGTGTGACATCCTGCAGGGTCTGGGATGGCGCAACAGTTACGTAGTCGTGTGTGATTACTCTCCAAG TGGAAACATAGCCTACCAGAAACCCTACACCGCAGGCAAACCGTGTAGTCAGTGTCATGACGGCAACGACACGTGTTATGACAGCTTATGCG aaaaaaacacttga